A single Flavobacterium sp. 1 DNA region contains:
- a CDS encoding two-component regulator propeller domain-containing protein, giving the protein MFSKINQTNGLSNDRVSSIVKEKNGFVWIATQNGLNRYDGNKIKIYNKQNSALSTNSISDLLIDHKGKIWIATLGGGLNLYNPSNDKFVTYKNIPNDNRSIPSNELNSLFEDSKGTIWLGTKNGMSFFNEKEQTFKTYKFESKNNYSISHNDVRSIYEDGNKNFWIGTFGGGLNKFNPKTGKFIRIKSSSGISPDYIHSIIGLNKNEILIGTSGKGLLTFDVNNLGFQKKSYGIDKEIHIVRCIKRSRNGAIWIGTDGIGLFKIQNIKSTHPIVTSYTNDSQSESSISSNAIYALMEDENSNIWLGTAWNGVDVLRLNKDYTFLPSASKGESPISVLSVYKNKDAFFMGLDGKGLTVLQPNGHAAKRYNSANKNSIGDDYIQYINKARNGTLWIGTFVNGLVNFNYKTGSFTQFKQEIGDPKSLSFNDVRYVVEDDENNIWVATWGGGLNYFDVTAKEFKSFKKKTGDKNSISSDNVISLQKDGDLIWLATFGGGVNLFDTKTDRFKVYKSVDGNKNSISSDYVYSILKDTKGNIWIGTAGEGIDLLDKKTQKINRFDNFKNVRYQTVTAIIEDNKGLIWFSTKQGIFNYDYATKAFKSFSNLKGDYHINSCFKDEEGMLYFGCSKGVVKFNPETIKVKNITPEVKFTSFKLFNKEVLIGEDEVLKKDISFSENITLKHDQDVITFEFAAMLFPSSAGCEYQIKMDNFDRNWRSIGKDGSATYTNLSPGQYVFKVRSRELGSEWGNEYSALNIKILKPFWLEWWAFLIYAILGILMLRISIKYIISWEKMKADLRFEKFSREKEVELHNLKQDFFTNISHEIRTPVTLILSAINKLLKSNEYPEEHQQNPFGAIKKNGEYLLNLVNELLDYRKLEHRQIKLKVVKADWVKFSKEIYLSFKEFAYQKDIKFEFESSSPIMELWFDKKQMEKVLYNLFSNALKFTNTGGSIKLSITETDAEVQLELVDEGIGISKKHLSKIFNRFYQANEANNINGAGFGLGLTISNEIIKLHKGEIKVKSKKGAGSTFTILLKKGNSFYNDAEIGANEANDEFIESYFTTKPNKVEVLTQGIDTPVPAKEQTLLIVEDNIDICNYIVELLSDEFTILQAPNGKEGLEMALDKLPDLIISDVMMPIMDGIELTHNLKSNVSTSHIPIILLTARDSFMHKLEGFEMGADDYVTKPFNESLLRARIKNILKNRSLLHQKFHSEDTTDVSEFVKNKKDQEFLENLGLFIEKNIDSDNLSANLVAKELGMSHSVLYKKLKTLTGLSLVEYMRDYRLKKAKQLLKTKQYTLNEVCYQVGYSDRKYFSKLFKERFGNPPTFYMKEK; this is encoded by the coding sequence ATGTTTAGTAAAATAAACCAAACTAATGGATTGTCTAATGACAGGGTAAGCAGTATTGTAAAGGAGAAAAACGGTTTTGTTTGGATTGCTACCCAAAATGGACTAAATCGGTATGATGGCAATAAAATTAAAATATACAACAAACAAAACAGCGCTTTAAGTACCAATAGTATTTCCGATTTGCTGATAGACCATAAAGGGAAAATTTGGATAGCGACACTCGGGGGCGGATTGAATTTATATAATCCTTCAAATGATAAATTTGTAACCTACAAAAACATTCCCAACGATAATCGATCGATTCCTTCCAATGAATTGAATAGCCTTTTTGAAGATTCCAAAGGAACGATTTGGCTAGGGACAAAAAATGGAATGTCCTTTTTCAATGAAAAAGAACAAACATTTAAAACCTATAAATTCGAAAGCAAAAACAATTATTCGATTAGCCATAATGACGTTAGAAGCATTTATGAAGATGGAAATAAAAATTTTTGGATTGGCACCTTCGGAGGAGGATTGAATAAATTTAATCCAAAAACGGGGAAGTTTATCCGAATCAAGTCTTCAAGCGGTATTTCTCCCGATTATATCCATTCGATAATTGGATTGAACAAGAATGAAATCTTGATAGGAACCAGCGGAAAAGGATTACTAACCTTTGATGTGAATAACTTGGGTTTCCAGAAAAAATCGTATGGAATAGACAAAGAAATCCATATTGTACGCTGTATTAAAAGGAGTCGAAATGGAGCAATTTGGATTGGTACGGATGGAATTGGACTTTTTAAAATACAAAACATAAAGAGCACACATCCGATAGTCACTAGTTATACCAATGATTCCCAATCGGAGTCGTCTATTTCCAGCAATGCTATTTATGCTTTAATGGAAGATGAGAATTCCAATATTTGGTTGGGAACAGCTTGGAATGGTGTCGATGTGTTGCGTCTTAATAAAGATTATACTTTTTTACCTAGTGCAAGCAAGGGCGAATCACCTATTTCGGTACTGTCGGTCTATAAAAACAAGGATGCCTTTTTTATGGGATTAGACGGAAAAGGATTGACCGTTTTACAGCCAAATGGCCATGCAGCAAAGCGTTACAACAGCGCCAATAAAAATTCAATTGGGGATGATTATATTCAATACATCAATAAAGCCCGCAATGGGACTCTCTGGATAGGCACTTTTGTAAATGGACTTGTTAATTTTAACTATAAAACGGGAAGTTTTACTCAATTCAAACAGGAGATAGGCGACCCAAAATCTTTGAGTTTTAATGACGTTCGTTACGTTGTTGAAGATGATGAAAATAATATTTGGGTCGCAACTTGGGGGGGTGGACTTAATTATTTTGATGTTACTGCAAAAGAGTTTAAAAGTTTTAAAAAGAAAACAGGGGATAAAAATTCCATAAGCAGCGACAATGTAATATCACTTCAAAAAGATGGTGATTTAATTTGGCTGGCAACTTTTGGCGGAGGCGTGAATCTTTTCGATACAAAAACCGACCGTTTTAAGGTTTATAAAAGTGTGGATGGGAATAAAAATTCAATAAGCAGTGATTATGTTTACAGCATTTTAAAAGATACAAAAGGAAATATTTGGATAGGAACAGCTGGTGAAGGAATCGATTTATTGGATAAAAAAACTCAAAAAATCAATCGGTTTGATAATTTCAAAAACGTTCGTTATCAAACCGTAACGGCAATTATAGAAGACAATAAAGGACTGATTTGGTTTAGCACCAAGCAAGGGATTTTTAATTATGATTATGCCACAAAAGCGTTTAAAAGCTTTTCCAATCTCAAAGGAGATTATCACATAAATTCCTGCTTCAAAGATGAAGAAGGAATGCTGTATTTTGGCTGTTCCAAAGGAGTTGTCAAATTTAATCCCGAAACCATTAAGGTCAAAAATATAACTCCTGAAGTAAAATTTACAAGTTTTAAACTTTTCAACAAAGAAGTCCTAATTGGCGAAGACGAGGTATTAAAAAAGGACATTTCTTTTTCCGAAAATATTACTTTAAAACACGATCAGGATGTAATCACTTTCGAATTTGCGGCAATGCTGTTTCCGTCATCTGCCGGTTGCGAATACCAGATAAAAATGGATAATTTCGACAGGAATTGGAGGTCTATAGGTAAAGATGGATCGGCTACCTATACCAATCTTTCTCCTGGGCAATATGTTTTTAAAGTAAGAAGCAGGGAATTGGGAAGTGAATGGGGGAATGAGTATAGTGCTTTGAATATTAAAATACTAAAGCCTTTTTGGTTAGAATGGTGGGCTTTTTTGATTTATGCGATTTTAGGAATTTTAATGTTGCGAATTTCTATAAAGTACATCATTTCGTGGGAAAAAATGAAAGCGGATTTAAGATTTGAAAAGTTTTCTCGTGAAAAGGAAGTGGAGCTTCATAATTTGAAACAGGATTTCTTCACTAATATTTCCCATGAAATACGAACTCCGGTTACACTTATTTTGAGTGCCATAAATAAATTATTGAAAAGCAATGAATATCCTGAAGAACACCAACAAAATCCTTTTGGTGCCATCAAAAAAAATGGAGAATACCTGCTTAATCTAGTCAATGAACTTCTTGATTATCGAAAGCTGGAGCATCGTCAAATCAAGTTAAAGGTCGTAAAAGCGGATTGGGTCAAGTTTAGCAAAGAGATATACCTCTCCTTCAAAGAATTTGCCTATCAAAAGGATATTAAGTTTGAATTTGAATCCTCAAGTCCAATTATGGAACTATGGTTTGACAAAAAGCAAATGGAAAAAGTGCTTTATAACTTGTTTTCCAATGCCTTGAAATTTACAAACACGGGAGGCTCCATAAAACTGTCTATTACAGAAACCGATGCGGAAGTACAATTGGAATTGGTCGATGAAGGAATTGGAATTTCAAAAAAACACCTCTCCAAAATATTCAATCGGTTTTATCAGGCCAATGAAGCCAACAACATCAATGGAGCAGGATTTGGATTAGGATTAACCATTTCGAATGAAATTATAAAACTGCACAAAGGAGAAATAAAGGTTAAAAGTAAAAAAGGAGCCGGCAGCACGTTTACAATTCTGTTAAAAAAAGGAAATTCTTTTTATAATGATGCCGAAATTGGAGCCAATGAAGCTAATGATGAATTTATTGAAAGTTATTTTACCACTAAACCGAATAAAGTTGAAGTGCTAACGCAAGGCATCGATACTCCAGTTCCCGCAAAAGAACAAACCCTGCTTATTGTTGAAGACAATATTGATATCTGCAACTATATAGTCGAACTTCTTTCGGACGAGTTTACTATTTTACAAGCACCCAATGGGAAAGAAGGACTGGAAATGGCTTTGGATAAATTACCGGATCTTATCATAAGCGATGTTATGATGCCTATTATGGACGGTATTGAGCTTACCCATAATTTGAAATCAAATGTTAGCACAAGTCATATTCCCATTATATTGTTGACCGCCAGAGATTCTTTTATGCATAAATTAGAGGGATTTGAAATGGGGGCCGATGACTATGTTACCAAACCATTTAATGAGTCGCTTCTTCGTGCCAGAATTAAAAATATTCTTAAAAACAGAAGTTTATTACACCAAAAATTTCATTCAGAAGACACAACCGATGTCTCTGAATTTGTAAAAAATAAAAAAGACCAAGAATTTCTTGAAAATTTAGGACTCTTTATCGAAAAAAACATTGATTCGGATAATCTTAGCGCAAATCTAGTAGCCAAAGAACTTGGAATGAGCCACTCCGTGCTTTATAAAAAACTAAAAACCTTAACAGGCTTGTCGCTTGTTGAGTATATGCGGGATTATAGATTAAAAAAAGCCAAACAACTTCTTAAAACAAAACAATATACCCTAAACGAAGTTTGCTATCAAGTAGGTTATTCCGACCGAAAATATTTTAGTAAGCTATTCAAGGAACGTTTTGGCAATCCTCCAACTTTTTATATGAAGGAAAAATAA
- a CDS encoding glycosyl hydrolase 53 family protein, whose amino-acid sequence MKNIPTQFRFVWIAFAMLTVFSCSNAQNADADPTPIPPVVSTFSKGADVSWLPQMETTGYKFYDTDNSEKDCLQILKDRGINTIRLRVWVNPSNDKASGHCSPAETVTMAVRAQKLGMRIMIDFHYSDSWADPGKQTKPAAWANHSFSDLLNDVYNHTFDVLTSLKTAGVTPEWVQIGNEIPDGMLWPEGKSSNFGQLAQLLNKGYDATKAVNAAIKVIVHIDKGNDNARFRWFFDNAKANNVKYDVIGMSYYPYWLGSDYKVTIADLQNNLNDMVSRYGKEVMVVEVGGDYTLAQNTKDMLTAVINAVKAVPNNKGLGVIYWEPEGEKSWSGYQLNAWQSNGKPSTALDAFKN is encoded by the coding sequence ATGAAAAATATACCAACACAATTCCGATTCGTTTGGATAGCATTTGCAATGTTAACAGTTTTTTCTTGTAGCAATGCACAAAATGCTGACGCTGATCCAACGCCAATACCTCCGGTAGTATCCACATTTTCTAAAGGGGCAGATGTAAGCTGGCTGCCACAAATGGAAACTACAGGATACAAATTTTATGATACGGATAATTCAGAAAAAGATTGTTTGCAAATTCTGAAAGACAGGGGAATTAATACCATTCGTCTTCGTGTTTGGGTAAATCCATCCAATGACAAAGCCAGCGGACATTGCAGTCCAGCCGAAACCGTTACGATGGCTGTTCGCGCCCAAAAATTAGGAATGCGCATTATGATTGATTTTCATTACAGTGATTCGTGGGCCGATCCTGGGAAGCAAACTAAGCCCGCAGCTTGGGCAAACCATTCCTTTTCGGACTTGTTAAACGATGTGTATAACCATACTTTTGATGTGTTGACTTCCTTGAAAACGGCTGGAGTAACGCCAGAATGGGTGCAAATTGGCAATGAAATTCCTGATGGAATGTTGTGGCCAGAAGGAAAATCATCCAATTTCGGTCAGCTTGCACAGCTTTTGAACAAAGGTTATGATGCCACAAAAGCAGTGAATGCTGCCATCAAAGTAATTGTTCATATTGATAAAGGAAATGACAATGCAAGATTCAGATGGTTTTTTGATAATGCAAAAGCCAACAATGTGAAATACGACGTAATTGGAATGTCTTATTACCCGTATTGGTTGGGCAGTGATTATAAAGTTACGATTGCCGACTTGCAAAACAACCTAAACGACATGGTTTCAAGATATGGTAAAGAAGTGATGGTTGTAGAAGTTGGCGGTGATTATACTTTGGCACAAAACACCAAAGATATGTTGACGGCAGTTATAAATGCAGTAAAAGCGGTTCCAAACAACAAAGGTCTTGGCGTGATTTATTGGGAGCCAGAGGGCGAAAAAAGTTGGAGCGGTTATCAATTGAATGCTTGGCAATCAAACGGAAAACCATCGACAGCTTTAGATGCGTTTAAAAACTAA
- a CDS encoding SusE domain-containing protein, producing MKKLIYSIFLISNALLFTSCSEEDKPIFIADLGSEQIAFTNNFASEYLLSKETKSNIADRFIWNAPISGVNSDYEVQAAIDESFKKPLSIGVSKQTNMSVLVSQLLDLADQLGLDEDPKTTNSAGKPNNTGIVYFRVKSKIGNGGAGTQEITSTVQMINITLIEKAATSTACNPLWVVGDAIENVGWNFTAPTNCASDVQTVKLAFKAGKFRLFSAENDWATGLSYKYYKDKGYAIDARFENEGSGDFNFVFIGTAGIYGLVIDSVKKTITLNPSGPLWVVGDATPGAWNFSGGETKITEKTPDIWQATFVFSAGVFRFFESQGVWDTNNNYKHYADLGYTIDAKLQNDGSNDANFKFVGTPGSYTITINAIDKTIKMAN from the coding sequence ATGAAAAAATTAATTTATTCTATATTTCTTATTAGTAATGCGCTCTTATTTACTAGTTGTTCAGAGGAAGACAAACCAATTTTTATAGCTGATTTGGGATCAGAACAAATTGCTTTTACAAATAATTTTGCCAGCGAATATTTATTGTCGAAAGAAACAAAAAGTAATATTGCCGATCGATTTATTTGGAATGCCCCAATTTCAGGCGTAAATAGCGATTATGAAGTTCAAGCGGCAATAGATGAGTCGTTTAAAAAACCTCTTTCAATAGGAGTTTCAAAACAAACCAATATGTCGGTTTTGGTAAGCCAATTATTGGATTTAGCTGATCAATTGGGTTTAGATGAAGATCCCAAAACTACCAACAGTGCCGGAAAACCAAATAACACGGGAATTGTCTATTTTAGAGTAAAGTCTAAAATTGGTAACGGTGGCGCAGGTACTCAAGAAATTACTTCTACAGTTCAAATGATAAATATTACACTGATTGAAAAAGCGGCTACTTCAACCGCTTGCAATCCACTTTGGGTTGTTGGTGATGCAATAGAAAATGTAGGATGGAATTTTACAGCTCCCACAAATTGCGCTTCTGATGTTCAGACTGTGAAATTAGCTTTTAAGGCAGGTAAATTTCGATTGTTCTCAGCCGAGAACGATTGGGCAACCGGATTAAGCTACAAATACTATAAAGACAAAGGATACGCTATTGATGCTCGTTTTGAAAACGAAGGGTCAGGTGATTTTAATTTCGTATTTATTGGTACAGCAGGAATCTATGGATTAGTAATAGACAGCGTTAAAAAAACAATTACACTAAATCCTTCGGGTCCATTATGGGTAGTAGGTGATGCTACTCCGGGGGCTTGGAATTTTAGCGGTGGTGAAACAAAAATCACTGAAAAAACACCAGATATTTGGCAGGCAACATTTGTTTTCTCTGCTGGAGTATTTCGATTTTTTGAATCACAAGGCGTATGGGACACCAATAATAACTATAAGCATTATGCTGATTTAGGTTATACAATTGATGCCAAACTTCAAAATGACGGAAGCAACGACGCCAATTTTAAATTTGTAGGTACGCCAGGATCATACACCATAACGATTAACGCTATTGATAAAACAATCAAAATGGCTAATTAA
- a CDS encoding TonB-dependent receptor translates to MNTKPKRKRTSIAYKLSCSLIIFLIPLLFFGQKIDVRGTIIDGVTKASLPGVTITIKNSTDGAISDYSGNYQIKAATGDIAVFSFLGYATVEKKITGNILNISLQETSKTLNEVVVIGYGSTKKKDLTGSVTQVNAKEFQKGFVTNAEQLIANKVPGLQITPVSGKPGAGSSFLLRGGASLSASNNPLFVIDGVPIGLSDGPGVISALNPDDIASFSILKDASAAAIYGSRGSNGVIIITTKAGGKGDLKVSFVSKFSASSNIYKQDLLSGDQYREVAKQASIVAGVPISDFKLGTANTDWQDEIYQTALTYDNSISFTGGIKALPYRFSYGFLDQDGTLKTGNFKRNTVTLNINPTFFDDHLKVNLNVKGISQKERRADESAIYTAVTFDPTQSVKDPNSIYGGYWQYSEFASNPAVLHGHNNPVSILEQVQDRTSSLRSIGNLQLDYKVHSFPDLSIKINSGYDVANGTWDYYAPANYFPVSISNGYVSKGDLGYKTENVFSETTLNYSKEIKSIDSRIEALAGYSYNDFKTTNYFYPSYDVDGNVQPGSKPNFNFDIPQNTLISYFGRLIYTFKDKYVLTGTYRTDGSSRFSPKTRWGSFPSVSGAWKINDEKFLVDSKVISNLKFRIGWGVTGQQEGIGNYGYIPIYNLGASNIKYPIGNNFIQGVDPSATDRNRKWEQSTTSNIGLDWGLFSNRIYGSFDVYHRVTDDLLNDVTIPSGTDFANNIVKNIGSLENRGLEVNVNALLVKKGDFDWNLGVNYSYNENKITKLSVGDDSGVGLLSGNILVNSVGYSRNTFFVYHQVYNAQGKPIEDQMVDLNNDGLINEKDRYRTESSSPKHIIGFNTAFNYKKLALGMAFHSNLGQYVFYKPNDNLSAIYSGLTRNNIDQSYFETGFTQAGNVNQQYSDYYLQDASFLKMDNINLSYDFGNLINPKKDNNKVILSASVQNVFVITDFTGGDPEASYNWGSNNGAIYTAPRTYSLSLNLNF, encoded by the coding sequence ATGAATACGAAACCAAAGCGAAAAAGAACTTCCATAGCATACAAGCTATCCTGTTCATTGATTATTTTTTTAATACCTCTTTTATTTTTTGGACAAAAAATAGATGTTAGAGGTACTATAATAGACGGAGTAACCAAGGCAAGTCTGCCCGGTGTAACGATAACAATAAAAAACAGTACTGATGGTGCGATTTCCGACTACAGTGGGAATTACCAAATTAAAGCAGCAACTGGAGATATTGCAGTATTTTCATTTTTAGGATATGCAACTGTCGAGAAAAAAATTACAGGAAATATCTTGAATATATCCCTTCAAGAAACGTCTAAAACACTAAATGAAGTAGTGGTTATTGGATATGGTTCAACCAAGAAAAAAGATCTTACTGGTTCCGTAACCCAAGTAAATGCTAAAGAATTCCAAAAAGGATTTGTAACCAATGCCGAGCAGCTTATTGCCAATAAAGTTCCTGGTTTGCAAATAACACCCGTAAGCGGAAAACCAGGTGCCGGCAGTTCTTTTTTGTTAAGAGGAGGAGCCTCATTGAGTGCTTCCAATAATCCATTATTCGTGATTGATGGGGTGCCAATTGGTTTATCCGATGGACCTGGTGTGATAAGCGCTTTGAATCCAGATGATATTGCTTCTTTTAGTATTCTTAAAGATGCTTCTGCTGCTGCAATTTATGGCTCAAGAGGATCGAATGGAGTTATAATTATTACTACTAAAGCAGGAGGAAAAGGAGATCTGAAAGTTTCATTTGTATCAAAATTTTCCGCATCTAGCAATATCTACAAACAAGATCTTTTGTCGGGAGATCAGTACAGGGAGGTTGCCAAGCAAGCGTCAATAGTTGCTGGAGTGCCTATTTCTGATTTTAAATTAGGTACAGCCAACACGGATTGGCAAGATGAAATCTATCAAACTGCTTTGACCTATGACAATTCAATAAGTTTTACTGGAGGCATAAAAGCATTGCCATACCGTTTTTCTTATGGTTTTTTAGACCAAGATGGAACGTTGAAAACAGGAAATTTTAAGAGAAATACAGTTACACTTAATATCAATCCTACTTTTTTTGATGATCATCTTAAAGTGAATTTGAATGTTAAAGGAATAAGCCAAAAAGAGAGAAGAGCGGACGAAAGTGCCATTTATACCGCCGTGACATTCGATCCTACGCAATCTGTTAAAGATCCTAATTCGATTTATGGAGGATATTGGCAATATTCTGAATTTGCATCAAATCCGGCAGTCCTACACGGACATAATAATCCGGTTTCCATTCTCGAACAAGTTCAAGACAGGACTTCAAGTCTTAGAAGTATTGGAAATCTTCAATTGGATTATAAGGTACATTCCTTTCCTGATTTAAGCATTAAAATAAATTCAGGTTATGATGTTGCTAATGGCACTTGGGATTATTATGCACCAGCCAATTATTTTCCAGTAAGCATTTCTAATGGATATGTTTCTAAAGGAGATCTAGGATATAAAACCGAAAATGTATTTTCAGAAACGACATTGAATTATTCAAAAGAAATCAAATCTATCGACAGCCGTATCGAAGCTTTGGCAGGTTATTCGTATAATGATTTCAAAACGACCAACTATTTTTATCCATCCTACGATGTTGATGGGAATGTGCAACCGGGTTCAAAACCAAATTTCAATTTTGACATTCCGCAAAACACCTTAATATCGTATTTTGGTAGATTAATTTACACATTTAAAGATAAATATGTGCTGACAGGCACCTATAGAACCGATGGTTCATCTCGTTTTTCTCCAAAAACAAGATGGGGTTCTTTTCCATCAGTATCTGGGGCTTGGAAAATAAATGACGAAAAGTTTTTAGTCGATTCGAAAGTTATCTCTAATCTTAAATTTAGAATTGGATGGGGAGTAACAGGACAACAAGAAGGAATTGGTAATTATGGTTATATCCCAATTTACAACTTAGGCGCATCTAACATTAAATACCCAATAGGGAATAATTTCATTCAAGGAGTAGATCCTAGTGCAACCGACCGTAACAGAAAATGGGAACAATCAACAACTTCGAATATTGGATTAGATTGGGGTTTATTCAGCAATAGAATTTATGGAAGTTTTGATGTTTATCATAGAGTTACAGATGACTTGCTAAACGATGTTACCATTCCTTCTGGGACAGATTTTGCCAATAACATTGTTAAAAATATTGGTAGTTTAGAAAACAGGGGCTTAGAAGTAAATGTTAATGCCTTACTTGTCAAAAAGGGAGATTTCGATTGGAATCTAGGCGTTAATTATAGCTACAACGAAAATAAAATCACCAAACTTTCTGTAGGAGATGATTCGGGAGTAGGTTTATTGAGCGGCAATATATTAGTAAATTCTGTTGGGTATTCTAGAAATACTTTCTTTGTTTATCATCAAGTTTACAATGCTCAAGGAAAACCTATCGAAGATCAAATGGTGGATTTAAATAACGATGGACTTATCAATGAAAAAGACAGATACAGAACCGAAAGTTCTTCGCCAAAACATATTATTGGCTTCAATACCGCTTTTAATTATAAAAAATTAGCCTTGGGTATGGCCTTTCATTCTAATCTTGGACAATATGTGTTTTACAAACCAAACGACAATTTATCGGCTATTTACAGCGGTTTAACACGCAATAATATTGACCAATCTTATTTCGAAACTGGTTTTACGCAGGCAGGAAATGTTAATCAGCAATACAGTGATTATTATTTACAAGACGCTTCTTTCTTAAAAATGGATAACATTAATTTAAGTTATGATTTTGGAAATTTAATCAATCCTAAAAAAGACAATAACAAAGTTATTTTATCTGCTTCTGTTCAAAACGTATTCGTAATCACCGATTTTACAGGAGGTGATCCTGAAGCATCCTATAATTGGGGGAGCAACAATGGAGCTATCTATACTGCACCAAGAACCTATTCGCTTTCTTTGAATTTAAATTTCTAA
- a CDS encoding RagB/SusD family nutrient uptake outer membrane protein — translation MKKSLFKIKYIGILLVALMVTSCTNDLDRFPTNALTNDVQFSTLDGYKQGLVSTYIQLSGANNFFYRGYWELQEVSSDEAVNTWDSHKTTELDWSADHTESADVYKSGLYLITLCNNFIIEASPEMVSKRGFSEADKAEIAKYYSEVRFVRAYAYWMLLDLFGNPSFATEATLANGEIPKQIKQADLYRFIESELKAIDASMAAPKANEYGRADKAAVWSLLARLYLNAEVYSGEAHYTEAITYSKKVIDAGYSLVSNHQWLMLGDNNKNTSEFIFTFNYNNEYVTSWGTTNVFALGASGVPAEINGMSASWNLYRVTPSIVSLFPTHDTSVDKRAVFWTEKDEAKRTLEVVSLSNSLSGYSIYKYRNVDRAGVKIPQKNTYNNLSDIDFPVFRLPEMYLIYAEAVLRGGTGGDLQLALSNINKIRGRAYANDPNSTSGNIASKDLNLQFILDERAREMMWEGYRRTDLIRYKKFTSADYLWAWKGGVLNGKGVDSKYNLFPIPVSEILSNPNLKQNPGY, via the coding sequence ATGAAAAAAAGTTTATTTAAAATCAAATATATTGGAATCCTTTTGGTGGCTTTGATGGTTACATCCTGCACAAATGATTTGGACCGATTCCCTACAAATGCATTGACCAATGATGTCCAATTTAGCACGCTTGATGGGTATAAACAAGGGCTTGTTTCTACATATATTCAATTATCGGGTGCTAATAATTTCTTCTACAGAGGTTATTGGGAATTGCAGGAAGTCTCTAGTGACGAAGCTGTAAATACCTGGGATAGCCATAAAACTACTGAGTTAGACTGGTCGGCTGATCATACTGAATCTGCCGATGTATATAAAAGTGGCTTGTACCTGATTACGCTTTGCAATAATTTTATTATCGAAGCATCGCCAGAAATGGTAAGCAAAAGAGGTTTTTCTGAAGCTGATAAAGCAGAGATTGCAAAGTACTATTCCGAAGTGCGTTTTGTTAGAGCTTATGCCTATTGGATGCTTTTGGATTTGTTTGGAAACCCTTCGTTTGCAACGGAAGCAACATTGGCCAATGGCGAAATTCCAAAACAAATAAAACAAGCCGATTTGTACCGTTTTATTGAATCGGAATTGAAAGCGATTGATGCATCTATGGCCGCTCCAAAAGCCAACGAATACGGACGTGCCGATAAAGCTGCAGTTTGGTCGCTTTTGGCTAGACTCTATCTGAATGCTGAGGTATATTCCGGCGAAGCACATTATACGGAAGCCATTACTTATAGCAAAAAAGTAATTGATGCAGGTTATTCATTAGTTTCGAATCATCAATGGCTGATGCTCGGGGATAACAATAAAAACACCAGCGAATTTATTTTCACCTTCAACTATAATAATGAATATGTAACTTCTTGGGGAACCACAAATGTTTTTGCATTAGGCGCATCAGGTGTTCCTGCAGAAATTAATGGCATGAGCGCCAGTTGGAATCTTTATCGTGTAACACCGTCTATTGTGTCTTTGTTTCCAACACACGACACAAGTGTTGATAAAAGAGCAGTGTTTTGGACAGAAAAAGATGAGGCAAAACGCACCTTGGAAGTGGTGTCGTTATCCAATTCACTAAGTGGTTATTCGATTTATAAATACCGAAATGTAGATAGAGCAGGGGTTAAAATTCCGCAAAAAAACACCTATAATAATTTGAGCGATATTGATTTTCCGGTTTTCCGTTTGCCTGAAATGTATTTGATTTATGCAGAAGCAGTTTTAAGAGGCGGAACAGGAGGAGATTTACAATTGGCGCTAAGCAATATCAACAAAATAAGAGGAAGAGCTTATGCCAATGACCCCAACAGCACTTCGGGAAATATTGCTTCAAAAGATTTGAATTTACAGTTTATTCTAGACGAAAGAGCTAGAGAAATGATGTGGGAAGGATACAGAAGAACCGATCTTATCCGCTATAAAAAATTCACTTCAGCAGATTATTTATGGGCTTGGAAAGGTGGTGTCTTGAACGGAAAAGGAGTGGACAGCAAATACAACTTGTTCCCAATTCCGGTGTCGGAAATTTTATCCAATCCTAACTTAAAACAAAACCCTGGGTATTAA